The Elgaria multicarinata webbii isolate HBS135686 ecotype San Diego chromosome 11, rElgMul1.1.pri, whole genome shotgun sequence genome segment aaagctaactcaggcactacaatcttagttggaaagttcagcagttacaggtgacaacAGAATAAAAATTCTGTTTATTCAAATTATGGGGATGAACACAAAACTATGGAGATCTTAGCCACCCCCTTTGACTTCTGAGATTTTAGTAGACATATAATACACTTTCAAGCCAATTTCCCTcatcataagggctagaaacttgattttaaaacatatatagaaAGGTGGTATTCTCAGGGCTCTGGACTGTTGCATAGAATGTATGTCCTGATGGTCCAGATATAAATGATGAAAGCAAATAGATAATAAATGCATTACATTCTGGGTCCCGAACCAAATTCCCAGCTCCGGCAGTGTAATTAAAGCATTATAGAATACGCAATTCCACTGCATAATTGCTGATATAGTTCTTAACCAATGAAAGTCATATATATTTTGCTGGAATCCCTATAACAGCCTttcagaaggaagaggggaattAAAGGTTTTGCCCGAGAGTAATAACATTGTGTTGCAACTCCATTCAGTTCCTGCCCATTTCTCCAGCTCTTCCTGATCTCATGGAGACACTGGTGTAACAATTGCACAGTATCCTAAAGCTCAGTTTGGTATTGGTATGCAGCCAGCTTGTGGCTTGGTGCTGGCTGCATGACTTGCAATGTACTTAGAGATACCAGAATGCTACTGAACGGTGTTTGCAAAGTACCAGGATTATTGTTCTGGATACCTAGAAATAGTGGGTAGAAATCACAGGAAAACAGAACTGATCCGTACACTACGATTTTCATCTGAGGTCTTCTTtgaagtgcctcctctgagggaggtttggaagatggcaacatggcagagagcctttttggtggtgccccTCCCCCTATCATGGAATACTATCCGAGTGAAGTTTGCCTGGTGCCAagattgtcatctttttggcaccaggtcaagacagCGTATGATAAAGCTTTTAATGGGCCCTGGGATTTTTATCGTTGACAGCGAAAAATCGTTTTATTGTTTCGTATGCAAACGTTTTTATATTACGTTGtatactgcatttttttttttaggctatTAGTCTTTgtaacaacccagagagctttggctattgggtggtatagaaatgtaataagtgaaGATGAATACATTTCAGCCAAATGTTAGGAGAAACACCTGAGCTGCAAGAGCTGTTCAACAGCAGAAGAGGATGTCCTTCAGTGGAGGCATTTAAGCAGATGCtagatctgtcagggatgctatagttGCTAGatacctgcactgagcaggaggctAGACTGGATGGccttcaaggtcccttccaaccacataattctatgattctatagtggaTATTAAATTTACACAGATAATAGTGCCCTAAATGAAGGCATTAATCTCAATGTGTGTTTCTTCCCTCCATAGTTATCCTACTCAGAGGAGGCATGCAACTTCCGCGAGACGGTTCGCCATGATGGCTACAACCTCTACTATTCCGAATACTACAATATCCCGATCAGCCTCAGCTCAACGGGGAACCTGGCTCACAGCCGCCAGTTGCCTCCCTTCTCCCTGTTCCTGCCCTTAGCCAACAAGCTCCCGCTCGAACCCGTGCGAATGCCTGCGAATGACGACTTCAACCGAGAGGAAATCGATGTCGAGTCATCAGACCCCATGAACTCGATGGGCCGACCCTATGACCCCATGAGCCCAAGTTTTGGCTTCTGATAGCTTGGGACGCCAGACTTTTTTttagcggagtttctggggtttgcccctggatggcttcacaatggcggctgcgtcatgtagatgacctgccgccactccgaatcccCCCGGGGGCAAAGGCTTTGGCGAGACAAACCCCAGGGTTCTTTTACTGTAAAGTACGATGAATCAATCCAACGTTTTGGGAGAAAGCGGTGTAAATTTATTATGCTTGGCGCACAAAGATCAACATACTTGTATAACCCTGGATTCTTGCATCTTAAGGTTGCGGGATGACTGATGTGCAAATGTTAAAGTGACTCATGAAGACAGTCCACCAGCAACAGAAGCAAAATTCTTGTGTTGTTGGACTGAACGGTGCTTGCATTTTCAAGTGGTTGCGGTTGTTAATTTTATCAGCTTTATTTCCTCCAGGGTTTCATTTCTATTTTTCCTACGTATTTAAGTAACTTATTTATTATATGTCAGGTTTATTtatggaaggaggctggagagagtTAAGAAGCAGAGAAAGGAGGTGGCATAATGAGAAAACTCCTTTGGCCGGCAAATAATTTATTggttaatatttatatatatatatgtgtgtgtgtgtgtgtgtgtattttatttttgtgtgtgtaatatttctgcctatttatttagggcgaccatatgaaaaggaggacagggctcctgtatctttaactgttgcatagaaaagggaatttcagcaggtgtcatttgtatatatggagaacctggtgaaatttccacttcatcacaacagttaaagtgcaggaactatactagagtgaccagatttaaaagagggcagggcacctgcacctttaactgttgtgataaagaggaaatttcaccagattccccatatacacaaatgacacctgctgaaattcccttttcaatacaacttaccctaccctgtgcctgtttgcattcccttcccctccttattgctttactatgattttattagaatgtaagcctatgcggcagggtcttgctatttactgttttactctgtacagcaccatgtacattgatggtgctatataaataataataataataataataataataataataataataactgttaaagatacaggagccctgtcctccttttcatgtggtcaccctaatttatttccCTTTCTGGAGAATGGAATGGCATTAAAGTTTAAGTTTGTAACGTACTGTAGATATACTCATGACAATCTTGTGTCTTAGAACGTCCTCCTTTTGCCTTTATGAGGACCAGCTGTAAAGGAGCAGAGCAGAGGCAAAAGGAAGTCACGACAATGATGTTCTGTAGATCAGGACAAACCATAGCAGCTCTGTTTTTACACCCTCTCCGAAGTTGCTGGTGTATGTAAAAAGTAGAGCCTGCACtgtgctccttccctctgctataCGAAGCAAATTACCATTTATTAAAAAGGTGGATTTTTGATTAGTTTCCCAGGTCATTTTATCTTAGAGATGTGGGACTGCTCCCATCTTCCTCTCCCCACATCAGAACCCCACAAGCTCCAGTCCGTGTAGGACAGGGGTCGAGATCTTCAGGCCCAGGGTCTAAATCCAGCACTCCAGGGGTCCTAATAGGGATCTTCAGCGTTCCCAGGTCATGTCCTCACTGATAATTTGGTGGCTTacagcttctgtgcagtttccTCTCCTGTTCTAAAAtgtagaaatgcctctcctcaaGCTACGTtgccagcagtaagagctttaagctaaaatacactggtattttGACCCCGTCCCCCATTTTGCCCCACCAGAATCTGGGCACCAAGagattctctgaaatgaaattcagctctcaggctgaaagaggtttgtcACCCTCGAAGTAGGAAGTGGTTCATCATGTTGACCCCTTTTATTTATTGATGTAGAAGCTTTACTGACCCCCTTGCCATTAAAAAGTGGTGCCTTTGCTGCATTTTTCAGCAATAGCGCTTTATGGCAGAATGCACAATGCCAGTACATTGATCTCTCTAACTGCTTTACAGCACTGTGATAGTCCAATGTTACTGGCGCTAATTATTATTGTCAACTTTGGGTTTCCTTTCATTACCTGCTTCCCTGTGGTTTTGAGTATAAGAGTGGCCAAAGTGTGAGCGATGAGCTTTTGACATGaacattaataaaatatttatttttaaagaagtgagTACTTGGTggtgaattttgtttttaaaaaatgacctcaATTTCAAAAAAATATATGTCTTAATCCAGCATTAAAAGCTAAGTATGGGTTGTGTCTGATGGTTTTTTGCGGGAGGATATTCTGGGGCTGTGGTACCATCACAAAGGAAGTCCCGTGCCAAGCATGTGCATAACTTCTGCCCCACTTACCACCTGTTCTTGACAGAGAATACATATCCTGATTGGATCAAATAACGGAGCAAAAGCCAGCCAGCCCTTTCCCTGAAATTCCATTCACTCTAGAAAAGGAAACTCTGCCATTCCCAATCTGAACTGATGAAGCCAACAGAGCTACTTCTACTCTGGTTCAGAAGGGATTCCTTTCTTCTTCGGCATCCCTAACCTTGAGGGATGTTAAGTAGGGAGGAACTAAGCGTAATAGAGGCTGAATTTGCCACAGCTTTCATCGGTTATGAAAAGAACTCATTCCCAGCACCCTGCCACATTTGGTGAATTTCCAGGCCCATTATGAAAGAGGAATTGTCTCCCTCGCCACAAGTTGGTTTCGGGACATCGTCATGTACCTAagtcaaatctgattggctatgtgaATTGGCGATGTTATCATGCTCTGTGATTGGCTGGGAACACTCCAGGAAGGAGATGTGAGTCCTAAAAATGGCgccgaagcagcagctgccagggGAAACAATGGCTGGAAACAGCAGCTGATCAAACCAACCAAGACCGCTGGAGGATGTATCTGGCCAGACATAGCTTTTTTCTGTTTCATCTAGTCCCATATCGctgcaggtaaaaaaaaaaatacacccatGGGTTGCTGGCTATTtcactgaaaaacaacaacagactgaGACATGTTTTCTGGGACAGAAAATGTTGGATCGGCATTCAACCAAAAGGCCTTTTCTGCTCCCTTATAGAAGATTCCTCTTGagatgtctctacattaaggaaaaatacacacaccctAACCAGGCTTGGTCTTTCCGCATTTACTACAGCCCCTTTAGATGGCGACCAATGacgaccatgtgatttgtaactgaaaacttcccctcttggcaatgctccataatgCTCAGTGAAACTGTGCCATCTAGAGGCTGTATTATAATGCAATGGTGACTTTACACACTGGGATATcctgcaataattttaaatagtgcattatctctgatcttttttaaagaggaaggcagGGGGACACTTTGGAGGTTGACGAcaccatgtaaaggagccaaaaacttctgtgagtggccaatcatgagctcAGAATAAATCATTCATGCAGAGACGTTCTTAGTATATATTCAGCTGTATATATAATGGCAGGGTGGGCACTTGTGGCTGTCTAGATGTTTCGGCCGACAACTTTCATCATTCCTCACAATAGGCTAGTCTGGATAGGGCTGATGAgaagtgtaggccaaaacacccgGAGGCCTCAAGTTGCCCGCTTCTGATGTATGGTTTAGGCAAGAGACTTTTCCAGCCCCTACCTGAGATtctgggactgaacctgggaacttctgcatgcaaaacatgtgctctaccactgacctacaGAAGTAACAATTTCTACAagggtagccgtgttagtctgttgcagcaaaagcaacagagtCTTGCTCTAAAAGAAAAGAGACACtccaaatccaatttaaaaacttctagcgttCCACCCCACCATGGAACTTGAACTAGACCTGAAActaaattcccccccccacattccaaATTTCCCTCCAGATCGTCTGCTGTGAATCTTGATGGCGAATGCTTCCAGGGTACTTACTCTCTGACAACTGTCACACCGTAGTGGTTAGAGCTGGACAAGCGGCATGTAGCAGTCATCATTTGACAGTTGACGTCTGGTACGACAAGGCAGACACACAGACAGCCCTGCTTTgtacaatccccacccccacccctccggcTCGCTCCTTTCTCCAGCTACCCGCCCGGGCCGTGAGAGCGCGCGGCAGCAGCTTCTGCTCTTGGCATATCAGAACATGCACTCTTATCGCAAATTGCACTGAATctcttttcagcccaagggtcagatttaaatgtggagaagctctgaagaggctgcattccagaggtgggcggggggctgaaggcaaaaggggcggggccaaaatgacaaaacatgccagcatattgtagcttcagTGCTTACTGCCACTAGTTCAGCCTTAGGAGGGGGCATTTCAAGCTTTCCTAAtgtgggaaaaactgcacaaatgctgGGGGAAACCACTGAATGATCTGGTTGAAGGAAACGGCATGGGGCCAAGTGAAGGGGGCGTGGCTATTTGGGTAAGTTGacccaatggaaaggaggacagggctcctgtatttttaactgttatgtagaaaagggaatttcagcaggtgtcatttgtaggcatgcagcacctggtgaaattccctccttatcacaacagttaaaactgcaggaactatacaagagtgaccagatataaaagaggggagggctcctataactttaactgttgtgatgaagagggaatttcagcaggtgctgcatgcatacaaatgacacctgctgaaattcctttttctatgcaactgttaaagatacaggagccctgtcctcctttccatatggtcactctatagctggggaatcccagagagcttgaatgagttccagggcttGAGGTTCCTAACTTGTGTCTTACTGCTTTCTCTCCCTCATCCCCAAattagctttttctttttgtaaacccTGAGGAAACCGGTGTCCGTGGGCACCCGTCATGAAAGCGGGTATTCAGTAAATCCCGTTCTGCCCCTCCACTCTCTATCCCCCGTTTGGCTGTGTGCAAAGCCGGTTTTAAATCAATCATTTTCATGGCGGGTGTTACTATGAAGGACAGGGCTCTGTTCTTCCTAATCTCCCCATCGGGTCGTATAAAAACTGGGGGCTGCTGGTAGTTGAGAAGCAGACCCATAGAAGTGCAGCCACATGGGACTTGTTGTTAGGAATCCCTGATGAGACTGTCCTTGACTGAAAACTGCCCAGCCTGTTGGCAATTGCCACCTGAAATTGTTATCTGTTAGAGCAGGCAGGAGTCTCAAGGCTTCCCAAGGCCAAAGCTAACTGGGAAAGGGATGATTTCAGCTGTCCTGATGAGAACTGCTCATTGGCCCGGAGGGGGAGGCCGGGAGGGGCAGCTTGGGCCAGGGTTGGTGGACTGCAgtcacctcatttggcaggatTGGGGAATACGATGAGTCAGCTTCTGGGGCCATTTGCTTTTTCCTGGACCCCTAGATGTTAGGGGGTGCGTTTCATCTGGCTGGGAACAGGAGGCCCCTGCTGTAAGTATAGTGTTCTGAGGAATAGCTCTCTCTCTGGTATTGTTTTATgtctgattttattgttttaagacaGTGCTGCTTTTACCAAACCACTTTCCCCTTTTAAACCATTTGTtaaccctccctccccttcttctcttttattatttttatattctgctttgaaGCCTTAAttcttttaataaaatgctttgaaACTCTCAACTGGTGTGGTTTGTGTCAGGGGACTCAGGTGCTAAGTCCAGTGTTTGCCGGCGAGTATTCGGAGGGCGGCTGGGTTTTGACCACTGGCCTACCTGGCAAGAGGGGTGTACAAGTACATTCTTCTTCTCAATTACTATCTAGATTCTCCCAATAGCAGCAAGAAGAGGAAGCACGATGGAGAACAGGAATGCATGACACACTTTCGTAGATTTTGCTATTCACACCGTCGGGAACAATAATGCGTACAAAgaggctttttctctctctcctgcagacAGGTTTCAGGAGCGTCCACCAGTCAGGAAGAATACAGGAAGCCCATCTGAAAAAAGGGAAGAGAGGAGAAAATCCAGGACCATCCCCAAATCAATGCTTGGATATATCTGTTTGCCGTATGGACTTGTTTCACATGGTGCTGAGAGACGAGCCAGGAATCAGGAAGCAGAGGCATATCCAGAAATTTTGTGGCAAGGGGACCTACGGGGCCTGGAAATCATCGTAGTGCAGCCAGAGCATAAAGAAATGGAAGCAGCCTCATCTGTTTCATGTTATTCACAGCTAACACCAATCCACATCTATCCAGAAGTATGTGCCCCTGAGTTCAAtgacttactgccaggtaagagTGTACAGCTTTGCTGCCTTAATTATAATATTTCTGACTGACTGCATGttttcattcatttcccccctattttttccATTTCCATGATCTCCCAGTagttaaagctctctgggtggtttgcaaaaccttaaaaatacaatattgtacatattataaaaaccatttacatacaaacatataaacagacaacatacaCACCAGGGCCAGCATTAAAAACCTTATCATGTGCTGCCAACTGCCAGAGAGCGTCTtaacctgacacacacacacacacacaaaacaatgttggcaccaggcaggccttgctggggagattgttccataattggagggccaccactgagaagaccctctctgcAATCCtacacgtgtctactcagaagtaagtcccattgagttcaacctaacttttctttttatattgaAAGCTGGAAATTGATGAAGGAGGGCCtagacagggccagcccaaaacattttgctgcctgaagcaacagaCTACCGTGTAGAGAAGTGAAGGGGACTGgacactgttttttttaaaactttactgCAACACTGGTGATAGACAATGAcgtccactgcacctgagggcagcgggCTAGTTTGTGGGTCTGAGACAGGCCTTGTGGCACCACAACTCTGACCTATAATGGAAGGCAATGGCCAGTGTGTGTGCTTAGGGGCAATAGCTAAAGTGCTGACATTTCCACCCCCAAGCATCTTCCgcctgaagcagttgcctcacaatgcctcatggtagggccggccctgctgagGGACTAGTCTGCATTGCCCGCTGCCCACCTCCttctggctgcaatcctgcacggCAATGTTGTCCCTTGAATTGTCCACCCCAGCACAGTACCCACCTGCACCCTACACTCCGTCTCCTTTAATTAATACACTGCTGCTGAAGGAATTCCTCTCACCTCAGGCTTGCCCTGCAGTGGAGGCCTCAAATTTCTTCTTGCGTCCCTCCATGCCGCTCAAAGCATCGATGTTCTTCCGCCAGTCACCCACTTCCCGATTCTCCTGCAGGAGGACAAGAAGCCAATTGAGAGAGCCTGGCTTTGTGAGGCAAGCTACTGAAGTCACGTTAGCCTGTGATGGGGCAGTGGTGGCTCCAAGCCCAGGAGTGGGCAAAGAAACATGGTGGAGGCGGTACTGGTACTGGTAGGatagccaggtgtcctacttaaCAGAAGGCACTCACCTATTTAGAAAGCTAACAAATGACAGTCCTCAACTTGAAGGTGCCACTTCTTTGATGGCCTGTACAGAGTCCAACTCTAGCTTAAGGtcaaatttctatttaaattgtagttattctttctaagtttgcatttatacatatacattagtgtctatgcaaatgttatgcaaattgtcaTCCTctctttgggtgatgcatttcctcttttgtggcCATGCAAAAGTGTCGTCATCCCCCGCACCAGTGGTGTGGTGGGCTGTAAGTGGAAAACCAGGAAGTGGGTTGTCCTCAAAGTTGCTCACTTCCATGATTGGACAAGACACGGGACTGAGCCCTTGCAGGGCATAACTGGGTTGCCAACTGATCAGAAAGAGAAACAAATGTCTCGGCTTTCTCCTGGGCCTTTAACACGGGGTGTCAAAtgactttcagcctgaggactgaattcaatttcggagaagctctcggggggccacattccattggtgggaggggtcaaaggcaaaggggcggggccaaaacaccacagtatttgagcttaaagcgcttgctgtcagtaactaagccttaagagaggcatttgaacctttcagaatggggtggggggaaaccaagcgaaaactgggaaaccaccaaacgggTGGGGTCATCTGGGGAACTTAATAATCTGGTGGGGTTTAATAGCGAGGAGACAGTTAGAATTCTCCCTCAGAcactagggttgccaactctttTCTTAATCGCTGCTCCTATTCCTTTAACGTCAGCTGAATTTGCAAGCTTTAGCAAGTGACCATGTATGAATGCAAGCCCTGAAAAGCTTTGCCTGATGCTTTATCTCTCTTCTAGCTCTGTGTAGATGACACTGCTGTATAGTGGAATTGCTCAAGTAAATGAGATTTCTGTGTCGTTATAGAGGACATTCAGagaaaataccacactttccccattagAACAAAAAACGGGATAATGGTcgcaaagcacaggagaagccCTAGAGCAgtgattcccaaactttttcaggtaaccgcccccttggttccacaaactcatgcccagcgccccctaccctaccctataaaaatccttattcagaatagcggttttcaacgacccactaaggaagacaataacaataaaattcaaaacagtaacaattgaatattgattgaaaatccaattacattttttaagtttattcaattaaacatttcaattcaccattaaaaggactcttcttaatcggtattaatacatgtgtggattcttcccctatgtggcttgggaccaaactaccttctcccataaaaatgtccctgggttttaagaccttctggagaggtgcttctcggaaaagaccacctcgagtgcccccctgcctcccctttgcctcttagcgcccccctacagaatcccatcacccccaagggggcagtaccacccactttgggaaccactgccctagaggaTGATTGagccatgtaaaggacctgcaaacttcagcAAGTGAGTATTCACAactacacaataaaagccttgtgcagAAAGGCTTTAACACTCATTTAACCACCCTCTCTCCTCTTCCATatccctctcctctcctttcctctcctcttccctttgCCTGCCTACCCTTCCAGACTCACCTTTTCGGTGTCATCTTTCTTGACCTGCTTGAGGTTGGCCCGCAGATCCATGGAGACCTTGTGTTTGGAGCCCAGGAGGGCCTGCATCATGGCGTCAGCTGAGAGACGGACACGGCGGAGGGCAGGACGCTTAAATTTCCCTCGCAGGTCAAAGATCTTCTGGGTCAAATCCTCGATCtggagtgggagggggaaggcagaGCATCTGTTAACATGGAAGAACGAGTGAAGGGACCGGAGACGGAGATTTAGCCTTCCCTGCCTCGGCGCCCTGtggatgcgttggactgcaaagCCCAGCATGCTAGTTGGGGATTATGGGCATTGTAGCCCAACATTTCTGGAATACAtctgcttggggaaggctgcttaggGGGTCCTGTGCTAAGGACTCCTCTGATCCACGTATTTACAAATTTCCCCACAGGCTTTCCTAATCCGGGAAAAAACACGTGGGCCTCTGCAACTCTAAAGGCCAGTTCAGGTTTTACATCTGGGATTACGTGGCTGGTCAGCTGGTGGCTCTTAGCTGCTGATAAACTGATCCTCAgggaatttgtctaattcccttctAAAGTCAGTCTCTCAACTCTGATATTGGAAATGAACtggaagggtgcaatcctatgtatggttAGACAGGGAAAAGGACTCCCCCCCatgtaaacaagcataggattgcaccctaaagtaaTGGGTTGAAAAGAGGTAAGACGGAGGATGTCCCATGCCCCGATTTACTGTCAAACCAAGGCACCTCCTCCATCCCTGTTTCAAACACGAATAGGGCAGACAGGAAAATGACACCTATCCTATCTCCTATCACCCTTAATGAGGGTGCTAAAGTGAAAACCAGTCCAGTACTGACACCTAGTGGCTATCTTTGGAACGTCACCTATTCCAAAAGTGACATTTATGGGTTGATCgatttagtttaaaaaaaaggttggaaACCCAACTTTCAGCACAAGTTTTGCAG includes the following:
- the TNNI3 gene encoding troponin I, cardiac muscle; the protein is MLQVAKQEMEKEEDERAQEKERYLSEHCIPLDLAGHGLAELQEMCRQFHTQVDKIDEERYDMEARVSKSVNEIEDLTQKIFDLRGKFKRPALRRVRLSADAMMQALLGSKHKVSMDLRANLKQVKKDDTEKENREVGDWRKNIDALSGMEGRKKKFEASTAGQA